The following is a genomic window from Flavobacteriales bacterium.
GAGATAACCATAACTGGACAACCCGGACAGCTGCGAGATGTGTAGTGGTTAGAGTGGAGCCGGCAATTAAACAGAAGAGCGGCTCGGAAGGCCACTCTTCTCGCACCATGACCAAAGCGCTTCCGATCGCACAGGCGTTCCTGAATGGGGCAAAGGCGTACAGAAGTGCGCTGGAGGTCACCAGGACAAGCGCAGAAGCACCGAGCATGGATGCCCCCAGCATGTTCCTTGGGTGCCATTCGATCGAGCTAGGGCTAAAGGCCTTTCTCAGGGGAAGAGGCTTGCGGGTGCCGCGCTCGCATGATCTGTCGAAGCTGCTGAACGCGTGTGTTCACGCTGGAATGTCCGTATCGCGCGAGGCGAAGCAATGCATCGATGTTGCAGTGGATGAGATCGAAGTCCATGGTTATCGGTACTTCGTCTTCGCGGACCTCGGGAGTCCGACTGTGGAGTACCTCGCGGAAACAGCGGACGAGATCCTGGCTACGGTAACGAAGGAGTCAGCAAACTGGCCAGCAGATGGCTTGAAAAAGGCCGTGATGAAGTTCCGAGTCGGTAGAGCTGTGCCCAAGAACCATTTAGCAAGAACCTAAGCCTCCAATGGCGCGAGCGTCCACGCTCGTGCCTTGAACGTCTGCCGTGGGGTCGACGCACGAACGTGGACGCTCGTGCGAGGGAAGGGCATGCACCTTTACTTTCGCTACGACCACAGGAGGTGAACCATGCGACAGCCAAGCTTTCTTTTCACCATGCTGCTCGCAGTGCTTCTGCTAGCGGGTTGTGGCTCGGTCCGGGACCAGGTGATCGAACCTGTTCTTGAAGGAGCCACAGAGAGCGACCTATTGGTGTACAGGGGGGACAGCGTGCAGCTAACGTACTGGCTCTGGGACCAGAAGGGGGTGATGGCCTTTGCGATCTACAACGCCACGGACCGGCCGATCTACGTGGACTGGTACAAGAGCGCGCTGATCCATCAAGGCACCCGTTTGCCCTATTGGGCCGATCGGCGGAGCGTGAAGATCGAAGGGTTCAGCCAGGGCTCCGCGCTCACCGTCGGTGATGTG
Proteins encoded in this region:
- a CDS encoding HEPN domain-containing protein, whose amino-acid sequence is MTKALPIAQAFLNGAKAYRSALEVTRTSAEAPSMDAPSMFLGCHSIELGLKAFLRGRGLRVPRSHDLSKLLNACVHAGMSVSREAKQCIDVAVDEIEVHGYRYFVFADLGSPTVEYLAETADEILATVTKESANWPADGLKKAVMKFRVGRAVPKNHLART